From Cucumis melo cultivar AY chromosome 1, USDA_Cmelo_AY_1.0, whole genome shotgun sequence, a single genomic window includes:
- the LOC103495551 gene encoding transcription factor MYB10-like isoform X1, translating to MVRAPFYDKNGIKKGAWSAEEDEKLRAYVQEHGHCNWRELPRYAGLLRCGKSCRLRWINYLRPDVKRGNYSKEEEQLILQLHQQYGNKWSMIATKLPGRTDNEIKNYWHTHLKKVKSNKNTKKHQNEEISGNNKSIQKRETTIISENKTNLTNEIMPLSHQIFESSPISTLSSEISTVTSNQESTQDSPPTPLFKFQEEPYDHHNNGDLWVNPLFVAENYLEAESDQNPINFGFIGGFNQPYDFELLDENYLFCQAMKELPENYQSQLYPF from the exons ATGGTTAGAGCTCCATTTTATGATAAAAATGGAATTAAAAAAGGTGCATGGAGTgctgaagaagatgaaaagctCAGAGCTTATGTTCAAGAACATGGTCATTGTAATTGGCGAGAGCTTCCTAGATATGCTG GTTTGTTGAGGTGTGGCAAAAGTTGTCGACTGCGTTGGATCAATTACCTTCGTCCAGATGTGAAAAGAGGCAATTACtcgaaagaagaagaacaatTAATCCTACAATTGCATCAACAATATGGAAACAA ATGGTCAATGATAGCTACAAAATTACCTGGACGAACGGATAACGAAATAAAGAATTATTGGCATACCCATTTAAAGAAGGTGAAAAGCAACAAGAATACAAAGAAGCATCAAAATGAGGAAATTTCCGGTAATAACAAATCCATCCAAAAACGAGAAACTACAATAATATCAGAAAACAAAACCAATTTGACAAATGAAATAATGCCATTGTCTCATCAGATATTTGAAAGCTCTCCAATTTCCACTTTGTCCTCTGAAATTTCCACAGTGACCTCAAATCAAGAATCCACACAAGATAGCCCTCCAACACCATTGTTCAAGTTTCAAGAAGAACCATATGATCATCATAACAATGGAGATCTTTGGGTTAATCCATTGTTTGTAGCTGAAAATTATTTGGAAGCTGAAAGTGatcaaaacccaatcaactttGGTTTTATTGGAGGCTTCAATCAACCTTATGATTTTGAGTTACTTGATGAAAACTACTTGTTCTGTCAAGCAATGAAAGAATTGCCTGAAAATTATCAATCCCAATTGTATCCCTtctga
- the LOC103495551 gene encoding transcription factor MYB4-like isoform X2, translated as MVRAPFYDKNGIKKGAWSAEEDEKLRAYVQEHGHCNWRELPRYAGLLRCGKSCRLRWINYLRPDVKRGNYSKEEEQLILQLHQQYGNKWSMIATKLPGRTDNEIKNYWHTHLKKVKSNKNTKKHQNEEISDI; from the exons ATGGTTAGAGCTCCATTTTATGATAAAAATGGAATTAAAAAAGGTGCATGGAGTgctgaagaagatgaaaagctCAGAGCTTATGTTCAAGAACATGGTCATTGTAATTGGCGAGAGCTTCCTAGATATGCTG GTTTGTTGAGGTGTGGCAAAAGTTGTCGACTGCGTTGGATCAATTACCTTCGTCCAGATGTGAAAAGAGGCAATTACtcgaaagaagaagaacaatTAATCCTACAATTGCATCAACAATATGGAAACAA ATGGTCAATGATAGCTACAAAATTACCTGGACGAACGGATAACGAAATAAAGAATTATTGGCATACCCATTTAAAGAAGGTGAAAAGCAACAAGAATACAAAGAAGCATCAAAATGAGGAAATTTCCG ATATTTGA
- the LOC103495552 gene encoding transcription repressor MYB6-like, whose protein sequence is MAKCCCCCDETTVKKGVWTPEEDQKLIDYVNKYGHWNWRRLPKFAGLLRCGKSCRLRWMNYLRPNIRRGGFSLEEEETIIQMYAQIGGRWSTMAGVMPGRTDNDIKNHWNTVLKRRVMKQQIEKKKMLIKLANKPPLPPPTATQINPIHKVFSMEIERSNNNSTLIMNPTTVEISEQIESNVESPTAGKYYMDMELVDERLPESCTGDFWTDPLWMDNSFDMAFDYQYQGLGDSINVLNLGLDEYLLQEGIY, encoded by the exons ATGGCAAAGTGTTGTTGTTGCTGTGATGAAACCACAGTGAAAAAGGGTGTGTGGACACCTGAAGAAGATCAAAAGCTTATTGATTATGTTAATAAATATGGCCATTGGAATTGGAGAAGACTTCCCAAATTTGCTG GTCTTTTGAGATGTGGGAAGAGTTGCAGATTAAGATGGATGAATTATTTGAGACCTAATATTAGGAGAGGAGGCTTTTccttagaagaagaagaaactatCATCCAAATGTATGCACAAATAGGTGGCAG ATGGTCTACAATGGCGGGTGTAATGCCAGGAAGAACAGACAATGATATAAAGAATCATTGGAATACAGTTTTAAAGAGAAGAGTGATGAAGCAGCAGattgagaagaagaaaatgTTAATAAAATTGGCAAACAAACCGCCGTTGCCGCCGCCCACAGCGACCCAAATTAATCCAATTCATAAGGTGTTTTCCATGGAAATTGAGAGGTCAAACAATAACTCTACTCTCATTATGAACCCAACGACTGTAGAGATCAGTGAGCAAATTGAGAGTAACGTTGAATCACCAACCGCCGGAAAATATTATATGGACATGGAGCTGGTGGATGAGAGGCTGCCGGAGAGTTGCACCGGTGATTTTTGGACAGACCCTTTATGGATGGACAATTCTTTTGACATGGCATTTGATTACCAATATCAAGGCCTTGGAGATTCCATTAATGTTTTGAATTTAGGGTTGGATGAATATCTTTTGCAAGAAGGCATATACTAA
- the LOC103495553 gene encoding G-type lectin S-receptor-like serine/threonine-protein kinase At2g19130, whose protein sequence is METRDALWFILYVFFLIFFQPSMAIDTISLNDSISGDKTIVSSKENFKLGFFTPGKSSSSSSKYYIGIWYNKISVQTVVWVANRDTPISDPSVSFLKFQNGNLVLLNESRFPVWSTNISSKPPFGSLQATIQDDGNFVLKDGSITNSSKPLWQSFDFPTDTWLPGSKLGRNEITKQTQHLTSWKNPEDPGSGHFSLELDPNGTSAYLIMWNRTREYWSSGPWVANMFSLVPEMRLNYIYNFSFVETDTESYFTYSMYNSSVISRFVMDVSGQAKQFTWLESSKNWNLFWGQPRQQCEVYALCGAFGRCIENTSPICSCVEGFEPNSNLEWDLKEYSGGCRRKTKLKCENPVSNGDRDRFLLMPYMKLPDLSESVPVGNGGDCESSCLHNCSCVAYSYQNGQCATWSGDLLDLRQLSQNDPSARPLYLKLAASEFSSRKKNTGVIIGVAVGAAVGLVIVLAVLTFILLRRRRIVGKGKTVEGSLVAFEYRDLLNATKNFSHKLGGGGFGSVFKGSLSDSTIVAVKKLESVSQGEKQFRTEVSTIGTIQHVNLIRLRGFCSEGSKKLLVYDYMPNGSLDSHIFHNQNPNNVLEWKTRYQIALGTARGLAYLHEKCRECIVHCDIKPENILLDDQFCPKVADFGLAKLFGREFSRVLTTMRGTRGYLAPEWISGVAITAKADVFSYGMMLFEFVSGRRNSEQSEDGTIKFFPSVVGKVITEEGDILGLLDPKLQGNADVKEVTKICRVACWCIQDEEVQRPSMSNIVQILEGVLEVNKPPLPRSLLAFSDSQEHLVFFTESSSSSSSNQNSKTNSSTPSSQTKSSTSTTNS, encoded by the coding sequence ATGGAAACCAGAGATGCTTTGTGGTTCATACTTTATGTGTTCTTCCTCATATTTTTCCAACCATCCATGGCAATAGATACCATCTCACTGAATGATTCCATCTCTGGAGACAAAACCATTGTTTCTTCTaaagaaaatttcaaacttGGTTTCTTCACTCCAGGtaaatcttcatcttcttcatccaaGTATTACATAGGCATTTGGTATAACAAAATCTCTGTTCAAACAGTAGTTTGGGTTGCTAACAGAGATACACCCATTTCAGATCCATCAGTTTCTTTCTTGAAATTTCAAAATGGTAACTTAGTACTCTTAAATGAGTCTAGGTTCCCTGTTTGGTCCACTAATATAAGTTCTAAACCACCCTTTGGATCTTTACAAGCTACCATTCAGGATGATGGGAATTTTGTTTTGAAAGATGGGTCTATTACTAATTCATCAAAACCCTTATGGCAAAGTTTTGATTTTCCTACTGATACTTGGCTTCCTGGAAGTAAGCTTGGAAGAAATGAAATTACTAAACAAACCCAACATTTAACTTCATGGAAGAACCCTGAAGATCCTGGATCTGGTCATTTCTCTCTTGAACTTGATCCTAATGGAACCAGTGCTTATTTAATTATGTGGAATAGAACTAGAGAGTATTGGAGTAGTGGACCTTGGGTTGCTAATATGTTTAGTTTGGTTCCTGAGATGAggcttaattatatatataatttcagcTTTGTGGAAACTGATACTGAAAGCTATTTCACATATTCAATGTATAACTCTTCAGTTATATCGAGGTTTGTGATGGATGTGTCGGGACAGGCTAAGCAATTCACTTGGTTGGAGAGTTCTAAGAATTGGAATTTGTTTTGGGGTCAACCAAGGCAACAATGTGAAGTTTATGCTCTTTGTGGAGCATTTGGGAGATGTATTGAGAATACCTCACCTATATGTAGTTGTGTTGAAGGGTTTGAGCCAAACTCTAATCTTGAATGGGATTTGAAAGAGTATTCCGGTGGGTGCCGACGAAAAACGAAATTGAAATGCGAGAATCCAGTTTCCAATGGCGATAGGGATAGATTTTTGTTGATGCCTTATATGAAGTTACCTGATCTTTCAGAGTCTGTGCCAGTTGGAAATGGTGGAGATTGTGAATCATCATGTTTACATAATTGTTCTTGTGTTGCTTACTCTTATCAGAATGGTCAGTGTGCAACTTGGAGTGGTGATCTCTTGGATTTACGGCAACTGTCACAAAACGATCCGAGTGCGAGACCGTTGTATCTTAAGCTTGCAGCTTCTGAATTCTCAAGTAGGAAGAAGAATACAGGAGTGATTATTGGTGTTGCTGTTGGCGCAGCTGTTGGTTTAGTCATTGTGTTGGCTGTTTTAACTTTTATTCTTTTGAGAAGGAGAAGAATTGtaggaaaaggaaaaacagTGGAAGGTTCATTGGTGGCTTTTGAATATAGAGATTTGCTAAATGCAACAAAGAACTTTTCACATAAACTTGGAGGAGGAGGGTTTGGTTCTGTCTTTAAAGGGTCTTTGTCCGATTCCACGATCGTGGCGGTGAAGAAACTCGAGAGTGTTAGCCAAGGAGAGAAGCAATTCAGGACAGAAGTCAGCACAATTGGGACAATACAACATGTTAACTTGATTCGACTTCGAGGATTTTGTTCCGAAGGTAGTAAAAAATTGTTGGTCTATGATTACATGCCAAATGGTTCATTAGATTCTCATATTTTCCACAACCAGAATCCTAATAATGTCTTGGAATGGAAAACAAGATACCAAATTGCTCTTGGGACTGCAAGAGGGTTGGCTTATCTTCACGAGAAGTGTCGTGAATGCATCGTACACTGCGACATCAAGCCCGAAAACATACTTTTGGATGATCAATTTTGTCCTAAAGTAGCTGACTTTGGCTTGGCCAAACTCTTTGGACGAGAGTTCAGCAGAGTCCTAACAACCATGAGAGGCACGCGAGGCTATCTAGCGCCGGAGTGGATTTCAGGGGTCGCAATAACAGCAAAAGCTGATGTTTTTAGTTACGGGATGATGCTTTTCGAGTTCGTATCGGGAAGACGAAACTCAGAGCAATCTGAAGATGGAACAATCAAGTTTTTTCCAAGTGTGGTTGGAAAAGTAATAACCGAAGAAGGTGATATCCTTGGTTTGTTGGACCCGAAACTACAAGGAAATGCTGATGTAAAAGAGGTAACAAAGATTTGTAGAGTAGCCTGTTGGTGCATCCAAGATGAAGAAGTTCAAAGACCATCAATGAGTAATATTGTCCAAATTCTTGAAGGTGTTTTGGAAGTTAACAAACCGCCATTGCCAAGATCTCTACTTGCGTTTAGCGACAGCCAAGAGCATCTAGTCTTCTTCACTGAATCCTCATCCTCATCCTCTTCAAACCAAAATTCGAAGACGAACTCATCGACTCCGTCATCTCAGACCAAAAGCAGCACATCTACAACAAACTCCTAG